Part of the Flavobacterium sp. KS-LB2 genome is shown below.
GGCGGAAGACACGGTGGAGACATAGAGGGTATTATAAAAAACCTAGACTATATTTCATCCTTGGGTGCAACAGCCATTTGGAGTACGCCGCTTTGCGAAGACAATGATGCGAAACATTCGTATCACACCTACGGCCAATCGGATGTGTATAAAATAGATCCACGTTTTGGAACCAATGAAGATTATGCACGTTTGGCTGCTGAAATGCACAAACGCAAAATGAAATTAGTAATGGACTATGTAACGAATCACTGGGGAATTGAACATTGGATGATAAAAGATTTACCTACCAAGGAGTGGATTAATCATTTTGATACGTACACCCAAACCAATCACAAAAGAACGGTGATCCATGATACCAACGCCTCTGAAATTGATAAAAAAATCGCAATAGACGGTTGGTTTGTTCCCTCGATGCCTGATTTAAATTTAAGAAATCCTTTGACTTTAAAATACTTGATTCAAAATGCCATCTGGTGGATTGAATCAGCTGATTTGGATGGATTCAGAGTCGACACCTATAATTATTCAGACCCAAAAGGAATTGCAACATGGACAAAATCCATAACAGATGAATACCCTAATTTTAATATTGTAGGGGAAGTTTGGATGCAAAGTCAAGCGCAAATGGCTTATTGGCAAAAAGACAGTAAAATTGCTGAAATACAAAATTACAACTCGTATCTGCCAAGTGTAATGGATTTTACATTATATGAGGCAACTACCAAAGCTTTCAGCGAAGACGAAGGGACTTGGGACAAAGGAATGGTAAAAATGTATGACAATTTTACCAATGATTTTCTGTATCCAAATATCAATAATATGTTGATTTTTGTCGAAAATCACGACACCAATCGCATCAATCAAACTTACGGAAATGACATCCGAAAATACAAAATGGCAATGACTTTGATGGCTACCGTTCGCGGGATTCCACAATTGTATTACGGAAGTGAAATAGGAATGGCCGGTGATAAAAACAAAGGTGATGCGGATATTCGTCAAGATTTCCCTGGCGGATGGGAAGGTGATAAAAACAATGCTTTTGTCAAAGAAGGAAGAACTCCGGGACAAAGTGAGTATTTTGACTTTACTTCCAAATTATTCAATTGGAGAAAAACAAAAGCGGCAATTCATACCGGAAAAATGACGCATTACATTCCAGAAAACAACATTTACGTTTATTTTAGATACAACACGAATGAAACGATAATGGTTTTAATGAACAACAGCAACGTAACCAAAACTGTAAAAACCGATCGCTTTAAAGAAAATATCAAAAACTTTAAAACCGGAAAAGATGTAATTTCTGAATTTACATTTGACGTTACAAACGAAATTAGTATCGAACCTAAGTCGGTTTTGATTTTAGAGTTGAAGTAATTAAAATTCTATCAGAAAAAGCATAAAACAAAAGCGCTTGATAGAAAATGTATCGCTATTATTTCAACTTATATGACTTATATGTTTCAAGAAAAACAATCATTTAACACTGAAAAAATGAAAAAATATTCAATCCCACTTTTACTATTAACCATGACAATTTTAAGTAGTTGCTCCAGTACAAAAACGGTTGCTGAGAGTAACAAAACACCTTTCGTTTGGGAAGGTGCCAATGTTTATTTCCTGATGACAGACCGTTTTAATAATGGTGACACTTCAAATGATATAAACTTCAACAGAACCAAAACAACGGGAAAACTTCGTGGTTTTGAAGGTGGCGATATCAAAGGGATTTCTCAAAAAATTGACGAAGGGTATTTTGATAAATTAGGAATCAATGCCATTTGGTTTACACCAATAGTAGAGCAAATCCACGATGGCGTTGATGAAGGAACCGGTTTAAGCTATGGCTTCCACGGCTATTGGACAAGAGACTGGACCAACTTAGATCCTAACTTTGGAACAAAAGAAGATTTGGCTGCATTGGTACAAAAAGCACACGCACACGGAATCCGAATCATTCTCGATGGCGTAATCAATCACACTGGCCCCGTAACTGCTGAAGATACGGTTTGGCCAAATGACTGGGTTCGAACAGGACCAACTTGTGATTATAAATCGTTTGAAAACACAACCGCTTGCACACTCGTAGCTAATCTTCCGGATATAAAAACAGAGAGCAATCAAAATGTAGAATTGCCTCCCTATTTAATTGAAAAATGGAAAAAAGAAGGCCGTTACGAACAAGAAATGAAAGAATTGGACGCATTTTTTGCGCGTACTGGTTATCCAAAAGCGCCCAAATATTACATCATCAAGTGGTTGACAGATTATATTGCGGATTATGGCGTTGACGGGTACAGAGGCGACACGGTAAAACATACCAATGAAACGGTTTGGGCCGATTTTAAAACCCAATGTGACTACGCTTTTGAAACTTGGAAGAAAAACAATCCAGCAAAAATTTTAGACAACAACCCTTTTTACACGATTGCCGAAGTATACAATTATGGCATCAGTGGCGGACAAGATTTTGATTTTGGAGATAAAAAAATAAACTATTTTAAGAATGGTTTCAATAACATGATCAACTTCGAATTCAAGTGGGATGCACAAAAAGACTATGAATTTATATTTTCCAAATATTCTGACAAGCTAAACAATGACTTAAAAGGATATAGTGTTTTGAACTATTTGTCTTCACACGATGACGGCGGACCATTTGATGCCAATCGTACCAAAACTATAGAAAGCGGAACAAAATTATTACTGAGTCCTGGACTTTCTCAAGTATATTATGGTGACGAAAGCGCTCGATCCTTAGTAATCGAAGGCACTCAAGGCGATGCAACCTTGCGTTCGTTTATGAATTGGGAAGCTATTAATTCAAATCCTCAAACACAAAAAACACTGTTACATTGGCAAAAACTGGGTCAATTCAGAAAAAACCACGCTTCGGTGGGAGCAGGAATACACCAACAAATTTCGGCTCAACCGTATACTTTTTCCAGAACTTTTTCTAAAGAAAATTATTCAGATAATGTTGTAGTTGGATTGGATTTAGCGATTGGGACCAAAGAACTTTCAGTAGGTTCTATTTTTAAAAATGGAACTAACGTAAGAGATGCCTATTCTGGTAAAGAAGCAATTGTTTCCAATGGAAAAGTAAGTATTGATTCAGAATTCGACATTGTTTTATTGGAATTGAAAAAATAATTTTTAAAATGATTTAATCCAAACGCCTTTAGAAATGAAGGCGTTTTTTTTATGTTTACCTTTACAAAAAAATCAAAGAAAATGCTCAAAATTGGACATCGTGGCGCAAAAGGTTATGAACCAGAGAACACCTTTGTTTCATTCCAAAAAGCATTAGACATGCAAGTGGACGGCATTGAACTCGACGTGCATTTGAGTGCTGATGGCGAAATAATCGTTATTCATGACGAATCTATTGACCGAACGACCAACGGAAAAGGTTTTGTAAATACATTATCTTTGCGCGAATTAAAAGCTTTTCGTATCGATGGAAAATATGAAATTCCAACTCTGAAGGAAGTTTTTGATTTGGTAAACCAAGATTGTTTTATCAATATTGAACTCAAAAGTCATGAAGCAACAGATAAAGTGGTTTCACTTATAGAAAAATACGTCACTAAAAAAGGATGGAAATACGACCGATTTTTAATTTCCAGTTTTGATTGGAATGCACTGCAACAAGTGGCATTTTTAAATGATAAAATTCCTGTTGGTGTATTAACGGAAACTGATTTAGACTTGGCTTTGGCTTTCGCCAAATTCATTCAGGCAAAATCCATTCATCCGCATTTTCATTTATTGACAAAAGAAAACACGGCAAAAATACAGGAAAAAGGATTGCAGGTTTTCCCGTGGACCATCAATGCATTAGAAGACATTCAAAAAATAAAAACATGCAACGTAAACGGTATCATCACCGATTTCCCAAATAGAATATGAATCAGAATTTCGATATAATAATAGTAGGCGGCGGCGCAGCAGGTTTTTTTACAGCCATTAACATCGTGGAGAAAAATCCAAAACTGAAAGTTGCCATTTTAGAACGCGGTGCGGAAGTATTACAAAAAGTTCGAATTTCCGGCGGTGGAAGATGCAACGTGACGCATGCTTGTTTTGAACCGAACGAATTAGTGAAGTTTTATCCGCGTGGCGAAAAAGAATTACGCGGTCCTTTTCATCAGTTTTGTTCTGGCGATACGATTGAATGGTTCGAGAAGCATGGCGTAGAACTCAAAATTGAAGCGGACGGACGCATGTTCCCCGTTTCGAATTCGTCTCAAACGATTATTGATTGTTTCCTGAAAGCAACACAAAAACTAGGGATTGCAGTACTTACAGGACAAAGTGTGCAATCTATTTTCAAGAAAGACACCGCTTGGAAAGTAGAAACCCAAACTGAAAACTATCTTGCCGAAAAGCTGATTCTGTCCACAGGAAGCAATCCTAAAGTATGGGAAATGTTACAGAATTTTGGTCACGCTGTTGTCAGTCCAGTTCCTTCCCTATTCACTTTCAATATCAAAGACTCCAGAATAAAAGAATTACCCGGAGTTGCAACACA
Proteins encoded:
- a CDS encoding NAD(P)/FAD-dependent oxidoreductase; this encodes MNQNFDIIIVGGGAAGFFTAINIVEKNPKLKVAILERGAEVLQKVRISGGGRCNVTHACFEPNELVKFYPRGEKELRGPFHQFCSGDTIEWFEKHGVELKIEADGRMFPVSNSSQTIIDCFLKATQKLGIAVLTGQSVQSIFKKDTAWKVETQTENYLAEKLILSTGSNPKVWEMLQNFGHAVVSPVPSLFTFNIKDSRIKELPGVATQVTVKVKDTKLTTTGPLLITHWGMSGPAILKLSAWGARILHDKNYQFTIFVNWLNDEDTADVEKKLKELKQEHAKKSVSKKSPFELTNRLWESLVLASSIEVETKWADLSKIQLQNLANQLTNATFQVNGKSTFKEEFVTAGGIDLKEINFKTMESKLHKNLYFAGEIVNIDAITGGFNFQNAWTSGFIVAASI
- a CDS encoding glycoside hydrolase family 13 protein, with the protein product MNKTIPLPLINKSFLKKITVFLFFMSLTLNAQIDKVEPPFWYAGMHNPELQILFYGKNISQYQVTVSNGIKINNVKRTENPNYLFVTIDTKKVVASDFLFTFKNNTATFTQKYSLKKRRENSAQRKSFDSSDMMYLLMPDRFANGNRNNDSENSTQEKYNRELPGGRHGGDIEGIIKNLDYISSLGATAIWSTPLCEDNDAKHSYHTYGQSDVYKIDPRFGTNEDYARLAAEMHKRKMKLVMDYVTNHWGIEHWMIKDLPTKEWINHFDTYTQTNHKRTVIHDTNASEIDKKIAIDGWFVPSMPDLNLRNPLTLKYLIQNAIWWIESADLDGFRVDTYNYSDPKGIATWTKSITDEYPNFNIVGEVWMQSQAQMAYWQKDSKIAEIQNYNSYLPSVMDFTLYEATTKAFSEDEGTWDKGMVKMYDNFTNDFLYPNINNMLIFVENHDTNRINQTYGNDIRKYKMAMTLMATVRGIPQLYYGSEIGMAGDKNKGDADIRQDFPGGWEGDKNNAFVKEGRTPGQSEYFDFTSKLFNWRKTKAAIHTGKMTHYIPENNIYVYFRYNTNETIMVLMNNSNVTKTVKTDRFKENIKNFKTGKDVISEFTFDVTNEISIEPKSVLILELK
- a CDS encoding alpha-amylase family glycosyl hydrolase; this translates as MKKYSIPLLLLTMTILSSCSSTKTVAESNKTPFVWEGANVYFLMTDRFNNGDTSNDINFNRTKTTGKLRGFEGGDIKGISQKIDEGYFDKLGINAIWFTPIVEQIHDGVDEGTGLSYGFHGYWTRDWTNLDPNFGTKEDLAALVQKAHAHGIRIILDGVINHTGPVTAEDTVWPNDWVRTGPTCDYKSFENTTACTLVANLPDIKTESNQNVELPPYLIEKWKKEGRYEQEMKELDAFFARTGYPKAPKYYIIKWLTDYIADYGVDGYRGDTVKHTNETVWADFKTQCDYAFETWKKNNPAKILDNNPFYTIAEVYNYGISGGQDFDFGDKKINYFKNGFNNMINFEFKWDAQKDYEFIFSKYSDKLNNDLKGYSVLNYLSSHDDGGPFDANRTKTIESGTKLLLSPGLSQVYYGDESARSLVIEGTQGDATLRSFMNWEAINSNPQTQKTLLHWQKLGQFRKNHASVGAGIHQQISAQPYTFSRTFSKENYSDNVVVGLDLAIGTKELSVGSIFKNGTNVRDAYSGKEAIVSNGKVSIDSEFDIVLLELKK
- a CDS encoding glycerophosphodiester phosphodiesterase, whose translation is MLKIGHRGAKGYEPENTFVSFQKALDMQVDGIELDVHLSADGEIIVIHDESIDRTTNGKGFVNTLSLRELKAFRIDGKYEIPTLKEVFDLVNQDCFINIELKSHEATDKVVSLIEKYVTKKGWKYDRFLISSFDWNALQQVAFLNDKIPVGVLTETDLDLALAFAKFIQAKSIHPHFHLLTKENTAKIQEKGLQVFPWTINALEDIQKIKTCNVNGIITDFPNRI